From a single Bryobacter aggregatus MPL3 genomic region:
- a CDS encoding replication protein RepA, protein MSEEFANVVVLSDEFYREISEHPIPADLEAVKVLACAPAALDLFVWLTYRCFSAKGPERIPLFGSFGLAKQLGCVEYSRPRRFRAMLDQWLASIRRLWPDCPAVVSSDSRALLVNHSKSILSENLAYGPLG, encoded by the coding sequence TTGTCAGAGGAGTTCGCCAACGTGGTGGTGCTCAGTGATGAATTCTATCGAGAGATATCAGAGCATCCAATTCCAGCCGATCTCGAGGCAGTCAAAGTCTTGGCGTGCGCGCCCGCAGCGCTCGACTTGTTCGTTTGGCTGACCTATCGCTGCTTCTCGGCCAAGGGTCCAGAGCGGATTCCGCTTTTCGGCAGTTTTGGACTGGCCAAGCAACTCGGCTGTGTGGAGTACTCGCGACCTCGGCGATTCCGGGCGATGCTTGACCAATGGCTGGCTTCGATCCGAAGGCTATGGCCAGATTGCCCTGCGGTTGTTTCGAGCGATAGTCGAGCGCTGCTGGTGAACCACTCCAAGTCGATCCTCAGCGAGAATCTGGCCTACGGTCCGCTTGGTTGA
- a CDS encoding IS481 family transposase, which produces MDYHQNARLTIHSSREQLARKVTEAGWTLQLAAACCNVSAKTAAKWLQRFRALGPAGLKDRSSRPHRLRSQTPLELVAKVETLRQERWAGCRIARHTQLSRATVSRILRRLKLNRQKHLDPPVPVQRYQP; this is translated from the coding sequence ATGGACTATCACCAGAATGCCCGACTGACGATTCATAGTAGTCGAGAGCAACTTGCCCGGAAAGTGACGGAAGCTGGTTGGACGTTGCAGCTGGCTGCAGCCTGCTGCAACGTCAGCGCGAAGACTGCCGCAAAATGGCTCCAGCGTTTTCGCGCCTTGGGCCCAGCAGGTTTGAAGGATCGCAGTTCAAGACCTCACCGGCTCCGCAGCCAAACACCGCTTGAACTTGTCGCCAAGGTAGAAACGCTACGCCAGGAACGCTGGGCCGGTTGCCGAATTGCTCGCCACACACAACTGAGCCGGGCCACGGTTAGCCGCATTCTGCGTCGTCTCAAGCTGAACCGCCAGAAGCATCTGGATCCTCCAGTTCCGGTCCAGCGCTACCAACCGTGA
- a CDS encoding nucleotidyl transferase AbiEii/AbiGii toxin family protein, translating to MRTAIIEKDYYVTEALRLIAAAVPGKIIFKGGTSLSKGWNLIHRFSEDIDIFLDPLAVQPPLGKNGIDRELKKLRDAVGAHPALTFLETGSQTIGGFGRNDRFSYQQRFGGPGEVANRVLLEAGTASGREPTVVVELNSYLGQFLQQSGVTLRADDEGSFPMPLLHFRRTFVEKMFAIHSKVELLKRDKTPLGTYARHYYDLYQLSLQEEVIAMLKSPEYADIKADYDRISGTHFARNYFYPEGMSFARSDALFPPQDLAAMLGPEFEAQCKMLCYGPYPSWDKIQDRFLQLRDML from the coding sequence CTGCGCACGGCCATCATCGAGAAGGATTACTACGTCACGGAAGCGCTGCGGCTCATTGCCGCCGCCGTTCCAGGCAAAATCATCTTCAAGGGCGGCACTAGTCTGTCGAAGGGTTGGAATCTGATCCACCGCTTCTCGGAAGACATCGACATCTTCCTTGATCCGCTTGCGGTTCAACCGCCCCTTGGAAAGAATGGCATCGACCGAGAATTGAAGAAGCTTCGCGACGCCGTCGGCGCTCATCCAGCGCTCACCTTCCTGGAGACAGGAAGTCAGACCATTGGCGGATTCGGACGCAACGACCGCTTTTCCTATCAGCAGCGTTTCGGCGGTCCGGGCGAAGTCGCAAATCGGGTGCTGCTCGAAGCTGGCACCGCGAGCGGCCGGGAACCGACCGTTGTTGTCGAACTGAATTCCTACCTCGGTCAGTTCTTGCAGCAAAGCGGCGTAACGCTGAGAGCGGACGATGAAGGGTCATTCCCGATGCCGCTGCTGCACTTCAGGCGCACCTTCGTCGAGAAGATGTTCGCGATTCATAGCAAGGTCGAATTGTTGAAGCGCGACAAAACCCCGCTTGGGACCTATGCCCGCCACTACTACGACCTCTATCAACTCTCCTTGCAGGAGGAGGTTATCGCGATGTTGAAATCGCCCGAGTACGCCGACATCAAAGCCGACTACGACAGGATCAGCGGCACGCACTTCGCACGGAACTACTTCTACCCGGAAGGCATGAGCTTCGCCCGCAGCGATGCGCTCTTTCCGCCCCAGGACCTGGCCGCGATGCTTGGCCCGGAATTCGAGGCGCAGTGCAAGATGCTCTGCTACGGGCCGTACCCATCGTGGGATAAAATTCAGGATCGCTTTTTGCAATTGCGCGACATGCTGTAA